The following coding sequences lie in one Lolium perenne isolate Kyuss_39 chromosome 2, Kyuss_2.0, whole genome shotgun sequence genomic window:
- the LOC127337180 gene encoding endoglucanase 13, producing the protein MARLTMASAAVALLFLAASSASASPMDYGGAFDKCLQFFEAQRSGKLPAERAVKWRGDSGLTDGYLQGVDLVGGYYDAGDHVKFGFPMAYAVTMLSWGVLEFEKEMVAADDLNRALDAIRWGTNYFLKAHTEPNVLWVQVGDGDSDHLCWERAEDMSTPRTAFKIDASHPGSEVAGETAAALAAASKAFRHYDSMYADLLLMHAKQLFSFADTFRGRYDDSLQCAKKFYPSASGYQDELLWAAVWLYEATGDETYLDYVVRNGEYLGGTGWAVREFSWDNKYAGIQVLLSKVLLAGGGGDYADTLKQFQAKAEFFVCACIQKNGGNNVKTTPGGLLYVADWNNMQYVSSASFLLTVFADYLAESGDTLKCPDGEVKPAEILGFARSQADYVLGKNPLSMSYMVGHGDKFPSHVHHRGASIPSVDAVSDTVGCMAGFDAYYNSPGADPNVLHGALVGGPDFNDGFLDDRSNYQRAEPTLVAAAPMCGVFARLAAEPASSGAGDSTPGYQPPASHEGGAPLEFVHTVTNSWTTNGVEYYRHAVTAKNTCGQPITYVKLHIKELTGAIYGVSATQAKEMYEFPSWLSRLEAGAKLDIVYIQEGGPPAKISVVDYKTG; encoded by the exons ATGGCGCGACTGACGATGGcatcggcggcggtggcgctgCTCTTCCTCGCGGCATCGTCGGCGTCGGCCTCGCCGATGGACTACGGCGGCGCGTTCGACAAGTGCCTCCAGTTCTTCGAGGCGCAGCGGTCCGGAAAGCTCCCCGCCGAGCGCGCCGTCAAGTGGCGCGGCGACTCCGGCCTCACCGACGGCTACTTGCAGGGG GTGGATCTTGTGGGCGGGTACTACGACGCCGGCGACCACGTGAAGTTCGGGTTCCCGATGGCGTACGCGGTGACCATGCTGTCGTGGGGCGTGCTGGAGTTCGAGAAGGAGATGGTGGCCGCCGACGACCTCAACCGCGCCCTCGACGCCATCCGCTGGGGCACCAACTACTTCCTCAAGGCCCATACCGAGCCCAATGTCCTCTGGGTCCAG GTGGGCGACGGGGACAGCGACCACCTGTGCTGGGAGCGCGCGGAGGACATGTCGACGCCGAGGACAGCGTTCAAGATCGACGCCAGCCACCCGGGCTCCGAGGTCGCCGGCGAGACGGCCGCCGCGCTCGCCGCCGCCTCCAAGGCGTTCCGGCACTACGACTCCATGTACGCGGACCTGCTGCTCATGCACGCGAAGCAGCTCTTCTCCTTCGCCGACACGTTCAGGGGCAGGTACGACGACTCCCTGCAGTGCGCCAAGAAGTTCTACCCCTCCGCCTCCGGGTACCAGGACGAGCTTCTCTGGGCGGCGGTGTGGCTGTACGAGGCCACCGGCGACGAGACCTACCTCGACTACGTCGTCCGGAACGGGGAGTACCTCGGTGGGACCGGGTGGGCCGTGCGCGAGTTCTCCTGGGACAACAAGTACGCCGGCATCCAGGTGCTGCTCTCCAAGGTGCTACtcgccggcggcggtggcgactacGCCGACACGCTCAAGCAGTTCCAGGCCAAGGCCGAGTTCTTCGTGTgcgcctgcatccagaagaacgGCGGCAACAACGTCAAGACCACCCCCGGCGGCCTCCTCTACGTCGCCGACTGGAACAACATGCAGTACGTGTCCTCCGCGTCCTTCCTCCTCACCGTCTTCGCCGACTACCTCGCCGAGTCCGGCGACACTCTCAAGTGCCCCGACGGCGAGGTCAAGCCGGCCGAGATCCTCGGGTTCGCGAGGAGCCAGGCGGACTACGTCCTGGGAAAGAACCCGCTGTCCATGAGCTACATGGTGGGCCACGGCGACAAGTTCCCGTCGCATGTGCACCACCGCGGCGCCTCCATCCCGTCGGTCGACGCCGTGAGCGACACCGTCGGGTGCATGGCCGGCTTCGACGCCTACTACAACAGCCCGGGCGCCGACCCCAACGTCCTCCACGGCGCGCTCGTCGGCGGGCCCGACTTCAACGACGGCTTCCTCGACGACCGCTCCAACTACCAGCGCGCCGAGCCCACCCTCGTCGCCGCGGCGCCCATGTGCGGCGTCTTCGCCCGCCTCGCTGCCGAACCCGCCTCTTCCGGTGCCGGTGACAGCACCCCTGGCTACCAGCCACCGGCGTCGCACGAAGGAGGCGCGCCGCTGGAGTTCGTGCACACGGTGACCAACTCGTGGACGACCAACGGCGTGGAGTACTACCGGCACGCCGTGACGGCCAAGAACACGTGCGGGCAGCCCATCACGTACGTGAAACTGCACATCAAGGAGCTGACGGGTGCCATCTATGGTGTCTCCGCCACTCAGGCCAAGGAGATGTACGAGTTCCCGTCGTGGCTCAGCAGGCTCGAGGCCGGCGCCAAGCTCGACATCGTGTACATCCAGGAGGGCGGGCCCCCGGCAAAGATCTCCGTCGTCGACTACAAGACGGGCTGA